GCCACCTGCTCTGCTGCCAGCACAGGCGAGGCCGACTCCTCGACGATCTTCTGGTTCCTGCGCTGCACGGAGCAGTCCCGTACGCCCAGCGCCCACACCCCGCCCTGGCCGTCGGCGATCACCTGGACCTCGACGTGCCGCGCGTGGACGAGCAGCCGCTCCAGGAACAACGCGCCGTTGCCGAAGGAGCGTTCCGCCTCCTCGCTGGTGCGCTGGAACGCGTCGGCCAGCTCGTCCGGCGCGTGCACGGCGCGTACGCCCCGGCCGCCGCCGCCCGCGGTCGCCTTGAGCATCAGCGGATAGCCGATCCGCTCGGCCTGGCGCAGCGCCGTGTCCAGATCCGCGACGGGGCCGCGGCTCCACGGCGCGACCGGGACGCCGACCTCCTCGGCGAGGAGCTTGGCGCTGATCTTGTCGCCCAGCTTCCGCATCGCCTCGGGGCCCGGACCGATGAAGGTCACGCCGAGCTTCCCGCACAGCTCGGCGAAGGCGGGGTCCTCGGCGACGAAGCCCCAGCCCACCCACGCGGCATCGGCGCCGGACTCGACGAGGGCGCGCTCCAGCACGGCGAGGTCGAGGTACGGGCGGTCCGCCGCTCTGCCCAGGTCGTAGCCGAGGTCTGCCGCGCGTACGAACGCGGCCGTGGCGTCGGCGTCGGTGTAGAACGCCACCGTCTCGATCCGCGGCGCGCCCGTGGCGTTGAGCTCGCCGACGGCCTTGATGAGCCGCATCGCGGCCTCGCCACGGTTGATGATCGCCACACGGCTGAACACCGGTCAGACCTCCCAAGTTCACCTACAGTCCGCGGGCGCGCCGGCGGCTGTTCCGCCCGGCGCGCCCGCTGCGTGTCGGGCCGGGGCCGGATGGGGCCCCGAGCCACGGGTTGTTCAGGGTTGTTCTTGGAGTTTGTCGTGGAGGATGCGGGTGAGTTCGACGCGGCGGGTTTTGAGGGTGGCGGTGCGTGGGAGTTGGGCGAGGGGGATGTGGACGGGGGCGGTGAGTTGGGGGTAGTCGTGGGTGGCTTGTTGCCAGCGGTGGGGGTCGACGGGTTCGTCGTTGCGGGTGCAGGTGATGGGGACGGGTTTGTTGCCGGGGCCCTGGACGATGGCGAGTTCGACGAGTTCGTCGAGGCGGTCCAGGACGGTGTCTTCGATCTCCAGGCTGGAGCCGATGCCGGGGATGGTGTCGATCTCGCGGTCGAGCATGTGGAGGCAGCCGGCTTTGGTGCGGTAGCCGATGTCTCCGGTGCGCCACCAGCCCTGGTGGACGTTCTCGTCGTAGCGGTCCTGTTCGCCGTGGTAGGTCTTGGCGATGCCGTCCCAGCGGACCTCGATGAACCCGGGGTTGTCGGGGGTGACCTGGCGGCCGTTGGGTGAGGTGACCCGGACTTTCGCGCTGCCGGGCAGGGCGAAGCCGACGCAGCGGCCGTCCATGTCGCGTGCGTGGCGCCGGTAGTAGGGCCTGCCGACCGCCGGGCCGACCTCGGACTGGCCGTAGATCTGGAAGAACTGCGGGGCGCGGCGGCCGGAGGCGTCCAGCAGCCGGCGCACGGTGCGCGGGTGGATGGCATCGAAGGTGGAGGAGAAGTACTTCACCGACGCGAACGGCCTCCTGGGGTCGTTCACCAGCCCTTCCCAGGCGAGGAAGCTGTTGGGCAGGGCCTCGATCAGCCCGGGGCGGTTCTTGAGGAAGAACGTGGCGACCGCTTCGGGGTCGTGGTTGTTCACCAGGAGGGTGGGCATGCCCTTGAAGAGCACCAGCGCCATCGCCGCGAAGAGCCGGGAATGAACGAAGGGGATACTGATCGCGACGGTCTCCCGCCGCGGCATCACCCCGAGCATGAACAACTGCGGCCGCAGCCGGGTGCGCATCGTGCGCGCGGTGTGGACCACCAGCTTCGGCAGCCCCGTCGTCCCCGACGTATGCGTGATCATCGCCGGCTCGTCCAGGCCCGTGAAGACCACCGGCACCCCGGGCGAACCCTCCAGCTCACCCAGCGACGCCACCGTGATCACCGAAGCCGCCAGCCCGTCAAGATCCTCACCGGCGAGGAGAGCCTGCTTCGCCTCGTCGGTGAGCAGGTGCGGGCGGCCCAGACGCCGCATCAACGCCGCCACCGTCGGAGCATCCAGAGCCGGGGAGAGCATCACCGGAACCGCCCCGAGCCGCGCCACCGCCGTGCCCAGGATCCACGAATCGAAGTTCGGCCGCTTGTAGACCACCACATGCTCGCCCGCCCGCACCCCCGCCACCGCCAGACGCGCGGCGAGATCGGACACGTGATAAGCCAGCTCACTGACCGTGATACGCCGCCCCGCATCAGGCAGCACATCCAGATCATGATCCAGCGTCAGCAGCATCGACCCGTGCCTCACCGCCGCACGCTGCGCAAGCACACCCAGATACAAACCACGCTTGTGCACCGGACTCACGCTCACCAGGTCACCACCCCAACCAGCGCCGAAACTCCCGACTACGCCCACCCAGCATCCGCCATCCCACTTGGCCGCCAACACACGAGTGACTTGGCGTCCACTTGGCGATTCCTGGATTGCAATTCCACTGGGTGGGCGCAGTGTTCACGGAGTGATGACCTGAGGCGTACCGGCGGGCGTGTCCTCGTCCGCCTCCATTTCCTCGGCAATACGCATGGCTTCGTCGATAAGCGTTTCGACAATCTTGGATTCCGGCACCGTGGCGACGACCTTCCCCTTGACGAAGATCTGCCCCTTGCCGTTGCCCGACGCCACGCCGAGGTCGGCGTCGCGGGCCTCGCCGGGACCGTTGACGACGCAGCCCATCACGGCGACGCGCAGCGGCACCTCCATGCCGTCGAGCCCGGCGGTCACCTCGTTGGCCAGCTTGTAGACGTCCACCTGCGCCCTGCCGCACGAGGGGCACGAGACGATCTCCAGACGGCGCTCCTTGAGCCCGAGGGACTCCAGGATCGCCGCGCCGACCTTGACCTCCTCGGCCGGCGGCGCCGACAGCGACACCCGGATCGTGTCGCCGATGCCCTCGGCCAGCAGGGCGCCGAAGGCCACCGCGGACTTCACCGTGCCCTGGAACTCGGGCCCCGCCTCGGTCACGCCGAGGTGCAGCGGGTAGTCGCAGGCCGCGGCCAGCTTGCGGTACGCATTGATCATCACGACCGGGTCGTGGTGCTTCACGGAGATCTTGATGTCCCGGAAGCCGTGCTCCTCGAAGAGCGAGCACTCCCACAGCGCCGACTCCACCAGGGCGTCGGGCGTCGCGCTCCCGTACTTCTCCATCAGGCGCTTGTCCAGTGAGCCCGCGTTCACGCCGATGCGGATAGGCACCTGGGCGTCCGCGGCGGCCTTGGCGATCTCGCCGACCTTGTCGTCGAACGCCTTGATGTTGCCCGGGTTCACGCGGACCGCGGCGCAGCCCGCGTCGATCGCCGCGAAGACGTACCGCGGCTGGAAGTGAATGTCGGCGATCACCGGGATCTGCGACTTGCGCGCGATCTCCGGCAGCGCGTCGGCGTCGTCGGCCGAGGGCACGGCGACCCGTACGATCTGGCAACCCGACGCCGTCAGCTCCGCGATCTGCTGGAGCGTTGCGTTCACGTCGGCCGTCACGGTCGTGCACATCGACTGCACGCTCACCGGCGCATCGCCGCCGACGAGCACGGCTCGGTCGTCATGGCCCAGCCTGAGCTGCCGGCTCTTGCGCCGGGGAGACACCTGCTGGGGCACCTTGGGCATGCCGAGGTCCACCACGTCTGATCATCCTCTCGATTCTGTCGTGCTGGGCCGGCACCGGTGGCGGGCCCCTCGGGTCAGGTCTGCGGGGCGGGCGGTCAGCGGTCGCGGTACGCGACGTAGTCCACCATCAGGTCCAGCCGCTCCCGCCAGCCGTCCGCCAGCGGCGCGCCCTCGAGGGCCGTGCGGGCGGTCCCGACGAGCTGGTCGATGTGCTCTTCGACCTCCTGGCGTACGCCGGACGCGAGCATCGCGGCGCTGAGCGCCTCGGTGTCCCACGTGCTCCCCGCCACCAGCTCGGCCACCCGGGCGTCCTTGGTGGCGGCGAGGGCGAGCAGGAGGTTCATCTTGTGCTCGCTGACGTCCAGTCCGGCCGGCTTGCCGGTCGTCTCGGAGTCGCCGAAGGCGTCGAGCAGGTCGTCGCGGAGCTGGAACGCCTCGCCGGCGGCGACGCCGTACGCCTCGAACACCTCCTGGAGGTCCTGCCGCCCGGCGAGGGACGCGCCGAGGGCGAGGGGACGGTGGATGGTGTACCGGCCGGACTTGCAGACCGCGATCCAGCGGGCGAGGTCCGTGTCCGGCTTCGGCTCGGCGGCCAGCGCGATGTCGAGCTGCTGGCCCACGAGCATCTCGGTGCCCAGGTCCGTCCAGATCTCCATGGCCGTTCCGGTCAGCCCGGCGGCGAGCCGGGTGGCGTAGCCGTACGCCAGGGCGCCGGCCAGGATGCCGATCCCCTCGCCGTAGCGGCGTGGCTCGCCGGTCCAGCCCTTGTCCGCGTGGATGGCGGCATGCTTGGCGTGCAGGGTCGGCGCGCCGCGGCGGGTGGGCGCGTTGTCCAGGATGTCGTCGTGCAGCAGCGCGGAGGCGTGCAGCAGCTCCAGCGCCGCGGCGGCGCCGATGACCGCGTCCTCGGCGGCCGAGCCGTCGGGGGCACCGCCGGCCGCCAGGTATCCGCTCACGCAGAACCTCGGCCGCAGCCGCTTGCCGCCGGCCGCGATCAGCTCCGCGATGCCCTCGACGGGCAGCGCCGCACGCGGGTCGACCGCCCGCCAGCGGGCGATCTCGGCGCTCAGCAGGTCCTCGATGCGCGCGACCGCGCGGCCGACCAGTTCCTCGGTGGCGTCGTCCGAGGGGAGGTCCTTGCCGGCGGCGGCGCCGTTCTTCTTCGGCAGTTCGAGCCCCGACGGCGGCCGGAACACGACGGTCTCCTTGGCGGTGACCTCGGTCTCGACGTCGGCGTACCCGAGGGCCGCGAGACGCTCGATGACCTCCTCGACCAGCACCTCGGGGGCGCTCGCGCCGGAGCTGACGCCGACCGTGCTGACGCCCTCCAGCCAGGCGGGGTCGAGGTGGTCCACGTTCGGCAGCAGCCGGGCCTCGGCGCCCGCGGCCTGCGCGACCTCCACCATCCGCACGGTGTTGCTGGAGTTGGCGGAGCCGACGACGAGCACGAGTTCGCTGCGCCAGGCGATCGACTTCACCGCGGTCTGCCGGTTCTGGCTGGCGTAGCAGATGTCCTCGCTGCCCGCGCCGACGATCTCGGGGAAGCGCTCGCGCAGCACGGACACGATCTCCTCGGTGTCGTCCACCGAGAGCGTGGTCTGGGTGAGGAACGCGGCGCGCGTGCCCTCCGGCAGCTCCAGGTTCCTGGCCGCCTCCGCGTCCTCCACGATGATCGTACGGTCCGGGGCCTCCCCGTAGGTGCCCTCGATCTCCTCGTGGTCGGCGTGCCCGACGAGGAGCAGGGTGCGTTCGTCGCGGGCGAACCGGCGCGCCTCCTGGTGCACCTTGGCCACGAGGGGGCAGGTCGCGTCGATGACCTGGAGGCTGCGCTGCGCCGCGTTGCTGCGCACCTCGGGGGAGACGCCGTGCGCGGAGAAGATGCACACCGCCCCGTCCGGCACCTCCGTCTCGGAGTCGACGAACCTGACGCCCCGTTCCTCCAGCCGGCGTACCACGTGCTCGTTGTGGACGATCTGCTTGCGTACGTACAGCGGTGCGCCGTGGATCTCGAGCGCGCGCTCGACGATCTCAATGGCCCTGATCACTCCCGCGCAGAAGCCGCGCGGCTCTGCGAGAATGAGCTTCTTGCCGCCCGATTGCTTCTTGTTATCCACCGCGGTAGCCATATGGAAAAGACTGCGGAACCGCGGCTGTGAGCGTCAAGGATCATTGCGGGGCAACATATTGTCACCGGTTTGCCGGGATGTGTCTCGCCTGGTCAACAGGGGTCCGAACCCCTACGGCGGGGCGGCGGAGGGGCAACCGATTAAAGCATGGAAAGTCCCGGGAGAGAGCTGGCACGGGGTGCCTGCGAACGCCTTGGGCCGGACTGTGCGGCGAGTTGGCGCCGGCTTGTCGGCGTACCCGGCAATGCGTTGCCGCAGGCAGCTTCCCGATTCTCCCGCGCCGGGTTCCCGGCCGCCGCTGCCGCCTCGGCCGGTGGCCAGGGTTCCGCCAAGTCGGCGCCAACCGGGTCCACAGTCAGGGCCAAGCCTGGTGACGGACCCTGGGCAGGCTGAGCTGGTAGCTGCCCCATACATCTGACCTGACCTCGACCCGTCGACCCCCATCGACTTGCGGAGGATTCCATGTCCGGTGCTGCTGACGTCGAGCGTGTCTATTCGGCCATGGAGGAGGCGGCCCGCCTCCTCGACATCACTGTCTCCCGGGAAAAGGTCAGACCCGCTCTGGAGGCGTACCACGAGGTGCTCGCCGACGCCGTGGTGGTCTTCTCGATGGCGAGCGGACGCTACGCGACGGAGCTCGACTTCAGCATCTCGGTGCCGGCGGAGGCCGGCGACCCGTACCGCGTGGCGTTAGCCAAGGGGTTGACCCCCCGCACCGACCACCCCGTCGGCAGACTGCTCGCCGACACCCAGGAGCACTGCCCCGTCAGCATGTTCGCCTTCGACGGCGAGATCACCGGCGGGTTCAAGAAGACGTACGCCTTCTTCCCGACGAACGATCTGCAGAGCGCGTCGAAGCTGGCCGAGATCCCCTCCATGCCGGACAGCGTGAAGGAGAACGCCGACCTGTTCGCGCGGTACGGCCTCGACAAGGTGCAGATGACGTCGATCGACTACAAGAAGAAGGCGGTCAACCTCTACTTCAGCGAGATGTCCCCGGACATCCTCGGCCCCGACACCGTCCGGTCGATGCTCCGCGACATGGGCCTGAAGGAGACCGGCGAGACGGGGCTGACGTTCGCGCGCCGCTCGTTCTCCGTCTACCCCACGCTGAACTGGGAGACCGGCAGGATCGAACGGCTCTGCTTCGCCGTGATCAGCAGGGACCCCACGCTGGCGCCGGCCGAGCGGGCGGAGGACCTGGCGAAGTTCTCGAAGTACGCGAACAACGCGCCGTACGCGTACGCCGGCGAGGCGCGCACCCTCGTCTACGGCCTCACGCTCACGCCCCGCGAGGAGTACTACAAGCTCGGCTCGTACTACCAGATCAGCGACATCCAGCGGAAGCTGCTCAAGGCGTTCGACTCGCTCAACGACTAGGTTCCGTCCGGCGGAAGGGCCGGTGTCCCCGTCGCGGGAACACCGGCCCTTCCGCCGTCCGTACGGATGCGTGCTAGAGCGCGAGCGCGATGTCGACGTCCGCCAGCTCGGCCTGAATGCGGATGGCGGTGATCCGCCCGTCGTCGACGGTGAAGCGGAACGCGAGCCGCGGCCGGCCGCCCTTCGCCCAGACCAGCCCGGCCGTCCCGTCGATGAGCGCCGGCACCGGCGCCCAGGCGCGGCCGGCGAAGACGCGGGTGACGGCGTCGGCCCCGCGCAGCTCGGCGTCGACGCCCATCTGCACCGCGGTCGCGTCGGAGCGCAGCACGATGTCCGGGTCCAGCATCGACAGCAGCGCCTCGAAGTTGCCCTCGCGGGAGGCGGCGAGGAAGGCGCTGGCCAGATCGGACTTGCCCGTCTTGGGGGTATCCGCGCTCTTGTCGTACACGCCGACGGCCGCGGTCCTGGCCAGCGGTGCGGCCCGCTGCACGCGGCGCCGGGCGCGGCTGGCCAGCTGGCGGGCCGCGGCGGGGGAGCGGTCGACGATGGTCGCTATCTCCTCGAAGGGGACGGCGAACATGTCGTGCAGCACGAACGCCAGTCGCTCGGCGGGCGTGAGGGTGTCGAGCACCACCAGCAGCGCGACGCCGACGGAGTCGGCGAGGACGGCCTCCTCCTCCGGGTCGTCCGGCGCGGCCTCGCCGTGCGGCTCGCCGGCCTCGGTGGTGTCCACCAGGTCCTCGGGGCGTGACTTGCGGGACTGGAGCATGTTCAGCGAGACCCGGGCGACGATCGTCGTCAGCCAGCCGCTGAGGTTCTCCACCTCGTCGGTGCGCGAGCGGCTGAGGCGGATCCACGCCTCCTGGACCGCGTCGTCGGCTTCGGCGGCAGAGCCGAGCATCCGGTACGAGAGTGCGCGCAAACGGGGGCGATCACTTTCGAACCGCTCGGCCAGCCAGTCGTGATCACTCATCTGGTCAAGTCCTCTCACCGGCGCCTGCCAAGTTGATGACCGGCGGGATCCCGCCGTTGTGACGAGCCGGGGACCGCCACCGGCCCGGTGCCGTGCCACGTCGCCGCCTCCCGTCCGCGCCGGTCGCGGCCGTCGGTGACAACAGCCGGCAACGAGCTTACTCCGTAGGGCGACGGCCATGACCTGCGCCTGGGCTCCGGCAGACGGATGCCCGCCCGGTACGTACCGGACGAGCACTCCCGCGCCGGAGCGCCGGCCCTCGCCCCCGCGGCCGTGGAAGGCGCGCGGTGCCGGGGACGAGGACCGGCGGCGCCGGTTACGCGCGTTCCGCGGTGAAGAAGACGAACGTGCCGGGGCCCCACTCCTCGCGGATCCGCAGGCCGGCGTCGGCCAGCAGCTCCTTGAGCGTGTCCGGGTCGAACGGGCGCGGCCCGACCCGGTATTCGGCGGGGGTGTGGGCGGCGACGAAGTGGCGGTAGACGGGATCGTCCGAGTTCCGGAAGGTCATCACCGTGAACGTGCCGCCGGGCCGCAGGCACCGCCCGACCTCGGCGACGGCCGCCGGCGGGTCGGGGAACGCCTGGAGCGCGTTCCAGCACAGCACCGCGCCCAGGCTCGCGTCCTTGAAGGGCAGCGGCGCGGCGCCGGACCTGATCGCCGGGACCCCGGGCAGCCGGGCGCGCAGCATCGAGAGCATCGGTCCCGTCGCGTCGAGCGCGACGACGCGCTCCGCGCCGACCGTGTCCGCGAGGACGCCGGTCCAGCGGCCCGCGCCGCAGCCGAGGTCGAGCACCGGGCCCTCGACCGGGCGGACGTGCCGGGCCAGGTAGTCGTCCTCGATGCCGGTGGTCACCGCGTCGTCCCAGTTGCTGCCGCACAGCCGCAGGAAGTTCGGGCGGGCGATCCGCTCGTAGAAGAGGGTCATGCCCGGCGTCTCGGCGACCATGAAGTCGAAGTCGTCGGCCTCGTCCCCGGCCATGGTCTTGGTGAGGTCCAGGATGCCGGCCGAGACCGGGTACGCCGTGTCGCACTCGGTGCACCGCGCCCGGCGCGCGGCGACATGAAAGGCGCCGCCGCAGGCCGGGCAGCGCAGCGCGGGCTCGTGCGCGTCGAAGAGGTTCACGGCCGGCTCGGCGGCCCGGACGACCTGCTCGGCCGGCGGGAATTCGATCTCGGCGGGGACGGCGGGGGAGGTCCAGTTGCGCACCGCCCAGTACGCCTTGGCGCCGAGGCCGGCGAAGGCCGTCCCGGTGTCGGCGCGCCAGCCGCGTACGACCTCCTCCGGGGACATCGCCTCGATCCAGCGCTTGTCGAAGTCACCCTCGGCGCCGTACCGCTGCCAGGCGGCGGGGGAGGGGAACACCCGGCCGAGAACGGGGTGTTCGGGGTCGAGGGTGGCCAGCGCCCGGTCGAGCCGGGAGTAGTCGTCCTCGTGGAGGCCGGCCTGGCGGGCCGCGGCGAGCACGCGCTCACGCGCCGCGGGGAAGTGCGCCAGCAGGTAGCACAGCGCCAGGAAGAGCGGGTCGCCCTGGTCGAGGCCGCCCGCCAGGTCGGCGTAGGCGTCGAGGCCGGTGCCGACCGCGGTGGCGACGGGGCCGTCCGTCGCCGGATACTCGGTCTCGACGAGGAGACCGAGCAGCACCGCCGCGTAGCCGCGCCTCCGGTCGTCCAGCGCCTCGAAGCGGCCGGCGAGCTCCTCCGCGGCCGGCAGGGCGAGGCCGGTGGCGGCACCGTCCCGCCACAGCGCGCCCGTCAACTGCCGGAACTCCGCGTCGAGACGGTCGTCTGGTGCGTCCACGAAGGCGCTGACGAGTTCGTGCACCTTCGCCGGGGCGGCGGAAGCGCTCATGTGCGATCCTTTCGCGAGAGGCAGGCGGGGCTGCGTAAGGCGGTATCGGCGCGCGCCGGATGCAGGACTCTGCCGCGGGCGGTCGGAATGTCAGCCGCTGAGCCGGTCATCCGCGGAACACGGTTTCGCAGGAATGCCGCAGCCAAGGAATCATTCCTCCAGTTTAGTTGCCGGCCGATTCCCCCGGCGCGATCATCTTATGGGGAAAGACCGCTTCCTGCCCGGGGACGGATCGAGCGATCCGGCGGGGGCAACATATTGCTACTCCGCGCGGACGACGCGTCGGTGGCGGCTCAGCCGGTGTTCCACGCGCGGAGTTTCTCGGGGTTGAGCACGGCCCAGATCCGGGTGATGCGGTCCCCGCCGATGTCGAAGGCCAGGACCGCGACGGTCTCGCCGTTCCGTTCACTGACCAGTCCCGGCTGGCCGTTGACCGTACGCTCCAGGATCGTCAGCGGGCTCCGGGCCGCCAGCCCGGCGCAGGCGAGGGCGATCTCCCGTGCGCCGGTGACCGGATGGGTGACCGCGGCGGCCAGCCCGCCGCCGTCGGCGGTCACGGTGGCGTTCGGATCCAGCAGCCCGATGAGGGCGTCGATGTCCTGGGCCTCCCAGACCTGCCGGAACTCCCGGACGATGCCGGCCTTCCTGGCCGGCGCGGTCGCGGGGGTACGGGACGGCCGGATCCGGCGCCGGGCGGAGGAGGCCAGCTGCCGGCAGGCTCCCGGCG
The Streptomyces sp. CNQ-509 DNA segment above includes these coding regions:
- a CDS encoding aromatic prenyltransferase, which codes for MSGAADVERVYSAMEEAARLLDITVSREKVRPALEAYHEVLADAVVVFSMASGRYATELDFSISVPAEAGDPYRVALAKGLTPRTDHPVGRLLADTQEHCPVSMFAFDGEITGGFKKTYAFFPTNDLQSASKLAEIPSMPDSVKENADLFARYGLDKVQMTSIDYKKKAVNLYFSEMSPDILGPDTVRSMLRDMGLKETGETGLTFARRSFSVYPTLNWETGRIERLCFAVISRDPTLAPAERAEDLAKFSKYANNAPYAYAGEARTLVYGLTLTPREEYYKLGSYYQISDIQRKLLKAFDSLND
- the ispG gene encoding flavodoxin-dependent (E)-4-hydroxy-3-methylbut-2-enyl-diphosphate synthase, coding for MPKVPQQVSPRRKSRQLRLGHDDRAVLVGGDAPVSVQSMCTTVTADVNATLQQIAELTASGCQIVRVAVPSADDADALPEIARKSQIPVIADIHFQPRYVFAAIDAGCAAVRVNPGNIKAFDDKVGEIAKAAADAQVPIRIGVNAGSLDKRLMEKYGSATPDALVESALWECSLFEEHGFRDIKISVKHHDPVVMINAYRKLAAACDYPLHLGVTEAGPEFQGTVKSAVAFGALLAEGIGDTIRVSLSAPPAEEVKVGAAILESLGLKERRLEIVSCPSCGRAQVDVYKLANEVTAGLDGMEVPLRVAVMGCVVNGPGEARDADLGVASGNGKGQIFVKGKVVATVPESKIVETLIDEAMRIAEEMEADEDTPAGTPQVITP
- a CDS encoding sigma-70 family RNA polymerase sigma factor; this translates as MSDHDWLAERFESDRPRLRALSYRMLGSAAEADDAVQEAWIRLSRSRTDEVENLSGWLTTIVARVSLNMLQSRKSRPEDLVDTTEAGEPHGEAAPDDPEEEAVLADSVGVALLVVLDTLTPAERLAFVLHDMFAVPFEEIATIVDRSPAAARQLASRARRRVQRAAPLARTAAVGVYDKSADTPKTGKSDLASAFLAASREGNFEALLSMLDPDIVLRSDATAVQMGVDAELRGADAVTRVFAGRAWAPVPALIDGTAGLVWAKGGRPRLAFRFTVDDGRITAIRIQAELADVDIALAL
- a CDS encoding class I adenylate-forming enzyme family protein, whose product is MLLTLDHDLDVLPDAGRRITVSELAYHVSDLAARLAVAGVRAGEHVVVYKRPNFDSWILGTAVARLGAVPVMLSPALDAPTVAALMRRLGRPHLLTDEAKQALLAGEDLDGLAASVITVASLGELEGSPGVPVVFTGLDEPAMITHTSGTTGLPKLVVHTARTMRTRLRPQLFMLGVMPRRETVAISIPFVHSRLFAAMALVLFKGMPTLLVNNHDPEAVATFFLKNRPGLIEALPNSFLAWEGLVNDPRRPFASVKYFSSTFDAIHPRTVRRLLDASGRRAPQFFQIYGQSEVGPAVGRPYYRRHARDMDGRCVGFALPGSAKVRVTSPNGRQVTPDNPGFIEVRWDGIAKTYHGEQDRYDENVHQGWWRTGDIGYRTKAGCLHMLDREIDTIPGIGSSLEIEDTVLDRLDELVELAIVQGPGNKPVPITCTRNDEPVDPHRWQQATHDYPQLTAPVHIPLAQLPRTATLKTRRVELTRILHDKLQEQP
- a CDS encoding class I SAM-dependent methyltransferase, with translation MSASAAPAKVHELVSAFVDAPDDRLDAEFRQLTGALWRDGAATGLALPAAEELAGRFEALDDRRRGYAAVLLGLLVETEYPATDGPVATAVGTGLDAYADLAGGLDQGDPLFLALCYLLAHFPAARERVLAAARQAGLHEDDYSRLDRALATLDPEHPVLGRVFPSPAAWQRYGAEGDFDKRWIEAMSPEEVVRGWRADTGTAFAGLGAKAYWAVRNWTSPAVPAEIEFPPAEQVVRAAEPAVNLFDAHEPALRCPACGGAFHVAARRARCTECDTAYPVSAGILDLTKTMAGDEADDFDFMVAETPGMTLFYERIARPNFLRLCGSNWDDAVTTGIEDDYLARHVRPVEGPVLDLGCGAGRWTGVLADTVGAERVVALDATGPMLSMLRARLPGVPAIRSGAAPLPFKDASLGAVLCWNALQAFPDPPAAVAEVGRCLRPGGTFTVMTFRNSDDPVYRHFVAAHTPAEYRVGPRPFDPDTLKELLADAGLRIREEWGPGTFVFFTAERA
- the ispH gene encoding 4-hydroxy-3-methylbut-2-enyl diphosphate reductase produces the protein MDNKKQSGGKKLILAEPRGFCAGVIRAIEIVERALEIHGAPLYVRKQIVHNEHVVRRLEERGVRFVDSETEVPDGAVCIFSAHGVSPEVRSNAAQRSLQVIDATCPLVAKVHQEARRFARDERTLLLVGHADHEEIEGTYGEAPDRTIIVEDAEAARNLELPEGTRAAFLTQTTLSVDDTEEIVSVLRERFPEIVGAGSEDICYASQNRQTAVKSIAWRSELVLVVGSANSSNTVRMVEVAQAAGAEARLLPNVDHLDPAWLEGVSTVGVSSGASAPEVLVEEVIERLAALGYADVETEVTAKETVVFRPPSGLELPKKNGAAAGKDLPSDDATEELVGRAVARIEDLLSAEIARWRAVDPRAALPVEGIAELIAAGGKRLRPRFCVSGYLAAGGAPDGSAAEDAVIGAAAALELLHASALLHDDILDNAPTRRGAPTLHAKHAAIHADKGWTGEPRRYGEGIGILAGALAYGYATRLAAGLTGTAMEIWTDLGTEMLVGQQLDIALAAEPKPDTDLARWIAVCKSGRYTIHRPLALGASLAGRQDLQEVFEAYGVAAGEAFQLRDDLLDAFGDSETTGKPAGLDVSEHKMNLLLALAATKDARVAELVAGSTWDTEALSAAMLASGVRQEVEEHIDQLVGTARTALEGAPLADGWRERLDLMVDYVAYRDR